A DNA window from Campylobacter lari contains the following coding sequences:
- the fliP gene encoding flagellar type III secretion system pore protein FliP (The bacterial flagellar biogenesis protein FliP forms a type III secretion system (T3SS)-type pore required for flagellar assembly.) produces the protein MRVLLVLFLSSLALFGAEATIPTVNLSLSAPNSPQQLVTTLNIIIVLTILALAPTIIFVMTSFLRLIVVFSFLRTALGTQTMPPNTILATLALILTFFIMEPVATKSYNEGIKPYIAEQIGYEEAFAKGVKPFKDFMLKNTREKDLALFYRIRNLENPKTIDDVPLTVLVPAFMISELKTAFEIGFLLFLPFLVIDMVVSSVLMAMGMMMLPPVMISMPFKLLIFVLVDGWNLLIQNLVKSFLT, from the coding sequence TTGAGGGTTTTACTAGTTTTATTTTTATCAAGCCTAGCTCTTTTTGGCGCTGAAGCAACTATACCAACTGTAAATTTAAGCCTTAGTGCCCCAAATAGCCCTCAACAGCTCGTAACAACTTTAAATATAATTATAGTTTTAACTATACTAGCACTTGCTCCAACTATCATCTTTGTAATGACTTCATTTTTAAGACTTATAGTAGTTTTTTCTTTTCTAAGAACTGCTCTTGGCACACAAACCATGCCTCCAAATACTATCTTAGCGACACTAGCTTTGATTTTAACTTTTTTTATTATGGAACCTGTTGCTACAAAATCATACAATGAAGGCATAAAACCCTATATTGCTGAACAAATAGGCTATGAAGAAGCCTTTGCTAAAGGCGTTAAACCTTTTAAAGATTTCATGTTAAAAAATACCAGAGAAAAAGACTTAGCACTTTTTTATAGGATCAGAAATTTAGAAAATCCAAAAACCATAGATGATGTTCCTTTAACGGTTTTAGTGCCTGCTTTTATGATAAGTGAACTTAAAACTGCTTTTGAAATAGGCTTTTTACTTTTCTTGCCATTTTTAGTTATTGATATGGTAGTAAGCTCAGTGCTAATGGCTATGGGTATGATGATGTTACCACCTGTTATGATTTCCATGCCTTTTAAATTGCTTATTTTTGTTTTGGTAGATGGATGGAATTTACTTATACAAAATCTCGTCAAAAGCTTTTTAACTTAG
- a CDS encoding autotransporter outer membrane beta-barrel domain-containing protein yields MKLSYYTSKVLMGVSISALLSGAALAQEINHGNFSDFFNYKDGIWSLDSKENIELKISPSILQLYPIQEGINGAGKTIKEINIKTSGILTIGSDSDWVDLGETSTNEARYDLYSVNLEAKEIILNKDQTSLKANKAFNIKGNVTLNGSSPITNDNISNEELDRPSLDVWNGYGEKDGYMSIQGNLNVNNSFIGIFDANKKGGLISVDGDVNIKDSAIGISTNSVSNLGINNYVAIKTTGNFNQDIDKNIVTALYTKDITSMLETSNLLPKNVFFEDTDLAQFTDYKLSVSNDGKSLLISGGANENVRDLSKILKSEIDIRKEALDSFNNIKEDIKRNENLENSGFGTYQKPGYIGDDAMLEAIAQAEKELQEQIKKLEQQIQDIQDNGGKFDGSDLVENMKDISLENKNLAVNMLNSILDSKLSNDAIAALTLDTTGKNLNTLTTNTKASAKAIVNNAQNSSVNSSIGVANDLAIGTRIAKLSNPYQDKALVEKFATTHIAALASDVYNYYGNSSFNNSFWGNVFGGANIIDGDSGALYGFTLGADRKINDNALLGFYFTYADSTIKDGVMEQKSDNYQFGIYSLINPNDQWEINLRAYGQISPTDQSVVMLNDSNKADFDSKFFGLSANAGRIFNPNSSSLFIKPFAGINYYYAHTPSYKESGMFAKDVQSMTNNSISLELGAEFRKYMSETSYLFITPKIEQYVMNNGDDYVAGFVGSNSNFIIKGNDKKKTYGQIIIGGNVDINEQFSLNAGIGAKQILAGKTDGKNETYVSGQVGFKYKF; encoded by the coding sequence ATGAAACTTTCTTATTACACAAGTAAAGTTTTAATGGGTGTTAGCATTAGTGCTTTATTAAGCGGTGCTGCTTTAGCTCAAGAGATAAATCATGGAAATTTTTCTGATTTTTTTAACTATAAAGATGGAATTTGGAGTTTAGATTCTAAAGAAAATATAGAATTAAAAATAAGTCCGAGTATACTCCAACTATATCCTATCCAAGAAGGTATAAATGGGGCTGGAAAGACAATAAAAGAAATTAATATCAAAACAAGTGGTATTTTAACCATAGGATCTGATTCAGATTGGGTAGATCTAGGTGAAACTTCAACTAATGAAGCACGATATGATTTATATAGTGTTAATTTAGAAGCAAAAGAAATTATTTTAAATAAAGATCAAACTTCTTTAAAAGCAAATAAAGCTTTTAATATAAAAGGAAATGTTACACTTAATGGTAGCTCGCCTATAACAAATGATAATATAAGCAACGAAGAACTTGATAGACCTAGTTTAGATGTATGGAATGGATATGGCGAAAAAGATGGCTATATGAGCATACAAGGAAATTTAAATGTAAACAATTCTTTTATTGGTATATTTGATGCAAATAAAAAAGGTGGCTTAATCTCTGTAGATGGAGATGTAAATATAAAAGATTCAGCTATAGGCATAAGCACAAATAGTGTTTCAAATTTAGGTATAAACAACTATGTAGCTATAAAAACTACAGGCAATTTTAACCAAGATATAGATAAAAACATAGTAACGGCACTATATACTAAAGATATAACGAGCATGCTTGAAACAAGTAATTTACTTCCAAAAAATGTATTTTTTGAAGATACTGATTTGGCTCAATTTACAGATTATAAACTTAGTGTTTCTAATGATGGCAAAAGTCTTTTAATTAGCGGTGGTGCTAATGAAAATGTAAGAGATTTATCAAAAATATTAAAATCTGAAATTGATATTAGAAAAGAAGCTTTAGATAGCTTTAATAATATAAAAGAAGATATTAAAAGAAATGAAAATTTAGAAAATTCTGGATTTGGAACCTACCAAAAACCAGGATATATTGGCGATGATGCTATGCTTGAAGCCATAGCACAAGCAGAAAAAGAACTGCAAGAACAAATTAAAAAATTAGAACAACAAATCCAAGATATACAAGATAATGGTGGAAAATTTGATGGTAGTGATTTAGTTGAAAATATGAAAGATATTAGCTTAGAAAATAAAAATTTAGCTGTAAATATGCTAAATAGTATTTTAGATTCTAAACTTAGCAATGATGCTATCGCAGCACTCACTCTAGATACCACAGGAAAAAATCTAAACACACTTACCACAAATACAAAAGCAAGTGCAAAAGCTATAGTAAATAATGCTCAAAATTCTTCTGTCAATTCATCTATAGGTGTAGCAAATGACCTAGCAATTGGAACAAGAATAGCAAAACTTTCAAATCCTTATCAAGATAAAGCTTTAGTAGAAAAATTTGCTACAACCCATATAGCAGCACTAGCAAGCGATGTTTATAATTATTATGGAAATTCTTCATTTAATAATAGCTTTTGGGGTAATGTTTTTGGTGGTGCAAATATCATAGATGGAGATAGTGGTGCTTTATATGGATTTACACTAGGTGCTGATAGAAAAATCAATGATAATGCTTTGCTTGGTTTTTACTTTACTTATGCTGATTCAACTATCAAAGATGGAGTTATGGAACAAAAATCAGATAACTATCAATTTGGTATTTATTCTTTAATTAATCCAAACGATCAATGGGAAATTAATCTAAGAGCTTACGGGCAAATTTCTCCAACAGATCAAAGTGTTGTAATGTTAAATGATTCTAATAAGGCTGATTTTGATAGTAAATTCTTTGGTTTAAGTGCTAATGCCGGTAGAATTTTTAATCCAAATTCATCATCATTATTCATCAAGCCTTTTGCTGGTATAAATTACTACTACGCACACACTCCAAGTTATAAAGAAAGTGGTATGTTTGCAAAAGATGTTCAAAGTATGACAAATAATTCCATATCTTTAGAACTTGGTGCTGAATTTAGAAAATATATGAGCGAAACATCATATTTATTTATCACTCCAAAAATAGAACAATATGTAATGAATAATGGAGATGATTATGTAGCTGGATTTGTTGGATCAAATTCAAATTTTATCATCAAAGGTAATGATAAGAAAAAAACTTATGGACAAATCATCATAGGTGGAAATGTAGATATTAACGAGCAATTTAGCCTAAATGCAGGTATTGGAGCTAAACAAATACTAGCTGGTAAAACAGATGGTAAAAATGAAACTTATGTAAGTGGTCAAGTAGGTTTTAAATACAAATTCTAA
- the glmU gene encoding bifunctional UDP-N-acetylglucosamine diphosphorylase/glucosamine-1-phosphate N-acetyltransferase GlmU — protein sequence MKISVLILAAGLGTRMKSQNPKVLQKICSKAMILHILKQAYKISDDVCVVLSHQKEKVEQVILEYFPNTRFLEQDLQNFPGTAGALRGYESKHEKVLILCGDMPLVKADDLEKIALNESDFNVAVFEAKDPKSYGRIVLKENKIQKIVETKDANKEELTINICNSGVYAIKAQILKEVLPLIKNDNKAKEYYLTDAVYLAKEKGYEIDAVFINEQDFMGVNDKVELCLAQDLMQEAIKKEWMKQGVIFHMPATTFISDEVEFIGECEVYENVRIEGKSKIINSIIKSSSVIEDSIVENSDVGPLAHLRPKCQLKNTHIGNFVECKNALLNGVKAGHLSYLGDCEIDEGTNIGCGTITCNYDGVKKHKTKIGKNVFVGSDTQFIAPVEIKDEVIIAAGSTVYKNVEKGSMYISRTNAQIVENYYYKKLGKK from the coding sequence ATGAAAATTTCTGTGCTTATTTTGGCTGCTGGACTTGGCACGCGTATGAAATCACAAAATCCAAAAGTGCTTCAAAAAATTTGCTCAAAAGCAATGATTTTACATATTTTAAAACAAGCATATAAAATTAGTGATGATGTATGTGTGGTGCTTTCTCATCAAAAAGAAAAGGTTGAACAAGTTATTTTAGAGTATTTTCCAAATACACGCTTTTTAGAACAAGACTTGCAAAATTTTCCAGGTACTGCAGGGGCTTTAAGGGGTTATGAGAGTAAGCATGAAAAAGTATTGATTTTATGTGGCGATATGCCTTTAGTTAAAGCAGATGATTTAGAAAAAATAGCTTTAAATGAGAGTGATTTTAATGTGGCAGTTTTTGAAGCAAAAGATCCAAAAAGCTATGGAAGAATAGTTTTAAAAGAAAATAAAATTCAAAAAATAGTAGAAACAAAAGATGCAAATAAAGAAGAACTTACTATAAACATTTGCAATAGTGGTGTTTATGCTATAAAAGCACAAATTTTAAAAGAAGTATTGCCTTTGATAAAAAATGATAATAAAGCCAAAGAGTATTATTTAACCGATGCGGTTTATTTAGCAAAAGAAAAGGGCTATGAAATCGATGCGGTGTTTATAAATGAGCAAGATTTTATGGGGGTAAATGATAAAGTAGAGCTTTGTTTAGCTCAAGATCTTATGCAAGAAGCGATTAAAAAAGAATGGATGAAGCAAGGGGTGATTTTTCACATGCCTGCGACGACTTTTATTTCAGATGAAGTTGAGTTTATAGGTGAGTGTGAAGTATATGAAAATGTGCGTATAGAAGGAAAATCAAAAATCATTAATTCTATCATTAAAAGTTCAAGTGTGATTGAAGATAGTATAGTAGAAAATAGCGATGTAGGGCCTTTAGCGCATTTGCGTCCAAAATGTCAGCTTAAAAATACGCATATAGGAAATTTTGTAGAATGTAAAAATGCTTTATTAAATGGAGTTAAAGCAGGGCATTTGAGTTATTTAGGAGATTGTGAAATAGATGAGGGAACTAATATAGGTTGTGGCACCATCACTTGTAATTATGATGGGGTAAAAAAACATAAAACTAAAATAGGTAAAAATGTTTTTGTAGGTTCAGATACGCAATTTATCGCTCCGGTTGAGATAAAAGATGAGGTAATCATCGCAGCAGGAAGCACAGTGTATAAAAATGTAGAAAAAGGTTCTATGTATATTAGTAGAACTAATGCTCAGATTGTGGAAAATTACTATTATAAAAAATTAGGCAAAAAATGA